From Streptomyces sp. NBC_00370, a single genomic window includes:
- a CDS encoding antibiotic biosynthesis monooxygenase family protein, whose product MPLISPDDGYLTVFNLFETDTVPLQDDVLDAMRDIIDHADYPGWISSTLHAGVDEPGTVNYIQWRSAADLQARYEGQKFQRKTVPLFHKLARTVRLLKTELAFTQHHPALGGDIEISPERDDYTVLIVFDTKPEDQRELLDTLAKPDEWITTVPGYRSHTYFRGVDGSFVVNYAQWDSKELYDAFHSLPEEDRPADIRDGRHRARSLVTNRQANTYRVTHSRSAKG is encoded by the coding sequence ATGCCCTTGATCTCGCCCGACGACGGATATCTGACCGTGTTCAACCTCTTCGAGACGGACACGGTGCCCCTCCAGGACGACGTGCTCGACGCGATGCGCGACATCATCGACCACGCCGACTACCCCGGCTGGATCTCCTCGACCCTGCACGCGGGCGTCGACGAGCCGGGCACGGTCAACTACATCCAGTGGCGCAGCGCCGCCGATCTCCAGGCGCGCTACGAAGGACAGAAGTTCCAGCGCAAGACCGTGCCGCTGTTCCACAAACTCGCCCGGACCGTGCGGCTGTTGAAGACCGAGCTCGCCTTCACCCAGCACCACCCCGCACTCGGCGGGGACATCGAGATCTCGCCGGAGCGCGACGACTACACCGTACTGATCGTGTTCGACACGAAACCCGAGGACCAGCGGGAACTGCTGGACACACTCGCCAAGCCGGACGAGTGGATCACCACGGTGCCCGGCTACCGGTCGCACACCTACTTCCGTGGTGTGGACGGCAGCTTCGTCGTCAACTACGCCCAGTGGGACAGCAAGGAGCTGTACGACGCCTTCCACAGCCTGCCCGAGGAGGACAGGCCCGCCGACATCCGCGACGGCAGGCACCGGGCCCGCTCGCTCGTCACCAACCGCCAGGCCAACACCTACCGGGTGACCCACTCCCGGTCGGCGAAGGGCTGA
- a CDS encoding FAD-dependent monooxygenase, with translation MAPEAATAQDADDTDVIVVGAGPTGLTLAGELRLGGARVTVVERLAAPTGQSRGLGFTARAMEAFDQRGLLPRFGQGDTLDISPVGHFGGVRFDYTVLPGAHFGARGIPQSLTESVLETWATGLGAEIHRGWEFTQLHEGAGPDDTAVVITVRAPEGPRRLRAGYLVGADGGHSPVRTAAGIAFPGTPASRVMYLADVVGRSLRPRPLGERLEHGMVMAAPLGDGVDRIIVCPDGAPPREDAAPVTFAEVAAAWLRLTGEDIADAGTQWVSSFTDATRQAAAYRRGRVLLAGDAAHVHLPAGGQGMSTGILDAGNLGWKLAAVSRGTAPEALLDTYHDERHPVGARLLVNTRAQGTVFLGGRESDPLRALFAELIAYDTVKRHLAGVVSGLDIRYDLGADHPLAGRRVAHRVLVGPGGETSTTQLLRPARGVLLDLADDAAVRTAAAPWADRVTVTTAAPKPLDDQDDELRGLSALLIRPDGHVGWVSTAPSGEGLTAALHHWFGPPAPTAPQTKDV, from the coding sequence ATGGCACCCGAGGCAGCGACCGCGCAGGACGCCGACGACACGGACGTCATCGTCGTCGGCGCCGGACCGACCGGGCTGACACTCGCCGGTGAACTGCGCCTGGGCGGGGCGCGCGTGACCGTCGTGGAGCGGCTGGCCGCACCCACGGGGCAGTCCCGTGGCCTGGGCTTCACGGCCCGCGCCATGGAGGCGTTCGACCAGCGGGGCCTGCTGCCCCGCTTCGGGCAGGGCGACACCCTCGACATCAGCCCCGTGGGCCACTTCGGCGGCGTGCGGTTCGACTACACCGTGCTGCCCGGCGCCCACTTCGGCGCCCGTGGCATACCGCAGTCGCTGACCGAGTCCGTCCTGGAGACCTGGGCAACCGGCCTCGGAGCCGAGATCCACCGCGGCTGGGAGTTCACCCAACTGCACGAGGGAGCAGGCCCGGACGACACCGCGGTGGTCATCACCGTACGAGCCCCCGAAGGCCCCCGACGGTTGCGCGCCGGCTATCTCGTGGGCGCCGACGGCGGGCACAGTCCCGTACGCACGGCGGCCGGGATCGCCTTCCCCGGCACACCGGCGTCCCGTGTGATGTACCTCGCCGACGTGGTGGGCCGCTCGCTGCGCCCCCGGCCGCTCGGCGAACGCCTGGAGCACGGCATGGTGATGGCGGCGCCGCTCGGCGACGGGGTGGACCGCATCATCGTCTGCCCGGACGGCGCCCCGCCACGCGAGGACGCGGCGCCGGTGACCTTCGCCGAGGTGGCGGCGGCGTGGCTGCGGCTCACCGGCGAGGACATCGCCGACGCCGGTACCCAGTGGGTGAGTTCGTTCACGGACGCGACCCGTCAGGCGGCCGCGTACCGGCGCGGGCGCGTCCTGCTGGCGGGGGACGCCGCCCACGTCCATCTGCCGGCCGGCGGCCAGGGGATGAGCACCGGCATCCTGGACGCCGGCAACCTCGGCTGGAAACTCGCCGCCGTCAGCCGGGGCACCGCGCCCGAAGCCCTGCTGGACACCTACCACGACGAGCGCCACCCGGTCGGCGCCCGGCTGCTGGTGAACACCCGCGCCCAGGGAACGGTCTTCCTCGGCGGCCGGGAGTCCGACCCGCTGCGTGCCCTGTTCGCCGAACTCATCGCGTACGACACCGTCAAGCGGCATCTCGCCGGTGTCGTCAGCGGGTTGGACATCCGCTACGACCTCGGCGCCGACCACCCGCTGGCCGGCAGGCGCGTCGCGCACCGCGTCCTCGTCGGGCCGGGCGGGGAGACCAGCACCACCCAGTTGCTGCGTCCCGCGCGCGGTGTCCTGCTCGACCTCGCTGACGACGCTGCGGTACGGACCGCGGCGGCGCCCTGGGCCGACCGGGTGACCGTCACCACGGCGGCCCCCAAGCCACTCGACGACCAGGACGACGAACTTCGCGGGCTGAGCGCCCTGTTGATACGCCCCGACGGCCACGTCGGCTGGGTGTCGACGGCCCCGAG